One genomic region from Yersinia canariae encodes:
- a CDS encoding LysR family transcriptional regulator — MQDLNDLYYYAEVVEHGGFSAASRVLGVPKSKLSRRVALLEERLGVRLLQRSTRRFAVTEVGRTYYEHCKAMLEEAKAAQESIDLTRAEPRGVVRITCPVALLQATVSTMLADFMATCPLVTIHLESTNRQVDPVAEAIDIAIRVRPPPLQDSDLVLKILGNRCQCLVASPDLIAHQGEVKAPADLTGWPSLGLGQPQQEFIWNLDGPEGAHAAIYHQPRLVTADMTTLRSAALRGVGAVQLPVMMVTELVASGELIRLLPQWSLRHEIIHAVFPSRRGLLPSVRRVLDYLELRFSQLDDR; from the coding sequence ATGCAGGATCTCAATGACCTCTATTATTATGCCGAGGTAGTCGAGCACGGCGGATTTAGTGCGGCGTCGAGAGTCCTTGGCGTGCCAAAGTCTAAACTGAGCCGACGAGTGGCCTTACTGGAAGAGCGGCTGGGGGTACGATTACTTCAGCGCTCAACCCGGCGTTTTGCGGTCACTGAGGTCGGGCGCACTTATTATGAGCATTGCAAGGCAATGCTGGAAGAAGCCAAAGCCGCGCAGGAATCGATTGATTTAACCCGTGCGGAGCCACGCGGTGTGGTGCGCATTACCTGCCCAGTGGCATTATTACAGGCCACGGTCAGCACTATGTTGGCAGATTTCATGGCCACTTGCCCTCTGGTCACTATCCACCTTGAATCAACAAATCGACAGGTTGATCCGGTCGCCGAAGCGATTGATATTGCCATTCGAGTTCGGCCCCCACCATTGCAAGACAGTGATCTGGTGTTGAAAATTTTGGGTAATCGTTGTCAGTGTTTGGTTGCCAGTCCTGACTTGATTGCGCACCAAGGCGAGGTGAAAGCCCCCGCTGATTTGACGGGCTGGCCAAGTCTGGGATTAGGGCAGCCCCAACAGGAATTTATCTGGAATTTAGACGGGCCAGAAGGGGCACACGCGGCAATCTATCATCAACCACGGCTGGTGACCGCAGACATGACCACATTACGCAGTGCTGCATTACGCGGGGTCGGGGCGGTACAACTTCCCGTCATGATGGTGACGGAGCTTGTGGCATCGGGCGAGTTAATACGGCTATTGCCACAGTGGTCGCTGCGCCATGAGATTATCCATGCGGTATTCCCCTCTCGACGGGGTTTGTTGCCCTCGGTGCGCAGAGTACTTGATTATCTGGAGCTACGTTTTAGCCAACTTGATGACAGATAA
- the gapA gene encoding glyceraldehyde-3-phosphate dehydrogenase: protein MTIKVGINGFGRIGRIVFRAAQERSDIEIVAINDLLDADYMAYMLKYDSTHGRFDGTVEVKDGHLVVNGKTIRVTAERDPANLKWNEVNVDVVAEATGLFLTDETARKHIAAGAKKVVLTGPSKDDTPMFVMGVNHKAYAGQEIVSNASCTTNCLAPLAKVINDKFGIVEALMTTVHATTATQKTVDGPSHKDWRGGRGASQNIIPSSTGAAKAVGKVIPELNGKLTGMAFRVPTPNVSVVDLTARLEKPASYKEICAAIKAASEGELKGVLGYTEDDVVSTDFNGEKLTSVFDAKAGIALNDNFVKLVSWYDNETGYSNKVLDLISHISK from the coding sequence ATGACTATCAAAGTAGGTATCAACGGTTTTGGCCGTATCGGTCGCATTGTTTTCCGTGCTGCTCAGGAACGTTCTGACATCGAGATCGTTGCAATCAACGACCTGTTGGACGCTGACTACATGGCGTACATGCTGAAATACGACTCTACCCACGGTCGTTTCGACGGTACTGTAGAAGTAAAAGACGGCCATCTGGTTGTTAACGGTAAAACCATCCGTGTTACCGCAGAGAGAGATCCGGCTAACCTGAAGTGGAACGAAGTTAATGTTGACGTAGTTGCTGAAGCAACTGGCCTGTTCCTGACCGACGAAACTGCACGTAAGCACATCGCTGCTGGCGCGAAGAAAGTTGTTCTGACTGGTCCTTCTAAAGACGACACCCCTATGTTCGTTATGGGCGTTAACCACAAGGCTTATGCTGGCCAGGAAATCGTTTCTAACGCTTCTTGTACCACTAACTGCTTGGCACCACTGGCTAAAGTTATCAACGACAAGTTCGGTATCGTTGAAGCGCTGATGACCACTGTGCATGCAACTACCGCAACTCAGAAAACTGTTGATGGCCCGTCTCACAAAGACTGGCGCGGCGGCCGCGGCGCATCCCAGAACATCATCCCTTCTTCTACCGGTGCTGCTAAAGCAGTAGGTAAAGTTATCCCAGAACTGAACGGCAAACTGACTGGTATGGCGTTCCGCGTTCCTACCCCTAACGTTTCTGTTGTTGACCTGACTGCACGTCTGGAAAAACCAGCTTCTTATAAAGAAATCTGTGCCGCTATCAAAGCAGCTTCAGAAGGCGAGCTGAAAGGCGTTCTGGGTTATACCGAAGACGACGTTGTTTCTACCGATTTCAACGGCGAAAAACTGACTTCAGTATTCGATGCTAAAGCAGGTATCGCGCTGAATGACAACTTTGTGAAACTGGTTTCTTGGTACGATAACGAAACTGGCTACTCAAACAAAGTTCTGGATCTGATTTCTCACATCTCCAAATAA
- a CDS encoding DMT family transporter yields MKWRDGLRQPGVLAALTAAVLFGAGTPLAKQLLNTVSPWLLAGLLYLGSGAGLALYRLITRPAPVSLPRHELLWFIGAITAGGIIAPVLLMVGLTGMPASGASLLLNAEGVFTALLAWFAFKENFDRRIALGMIVIVAGAAILSWPGEARFAGLWPTLAILAACFAWGIDNNLTRKVSLTDATWIASVKGLVAGMVNLGLAFALGATWPPLTNLAGALLVGFFAYGVSLALFVIGLRHLGTARTGAYFSIAPFLGAALAVVMGDAITLPLIIAGVLMTIGLWLHLTEQHEHQHSHDNLIHEHEHRHDEHHQHSHEFPVNENAPHKHPHQHQPMDHSHPHFPDSHHRHKH; encoded by the coding sequence ATGAAATGGCGTGATGGACTGCGACAACCGGGTGTATTGGCGGCATTAACGGCGGCAGTATTGTTTGGTGCAGGAACGCCCTTGGCGAAACAATTGCTGAATACAGTAAGCCCTTGGTTACTGGCGGGTTTGCTGTATTTGGGGTCGGGGGCAGGTTTGGCGCTCTATCGGCTGATAACTCGCCCGGCCCCAGTCAGCTTGCCGCGTCATGAACTTTTGTGGTTTATCGGGGCGATAACCGCAGGCGGAATTATTGCGCCGGTGTTATTGATGGTCGGCCTGACCGGCATGCCCGCATCGGGGGCCTCACTGTTACTCAATGCTGAAGGGGTATTTACCGCCCTGCTCGCCTGGTTTGCTTTCAAAGAAAACTTTGACCGCCGCATTGCCTTGGGCATGATAGTTATTGTGGCCGGTGCGGCTATTTTAAGCTGGCCGGGAGAAGCCCGTTTTGCGGGATTGTGGCCAACACTGGCGATTCTTGCCGCCTGTTTCGCGTGGGGGATTGATAACAATCTGACCCGAAAAGTCTCTCTGACAGATGCCACCTGGATTGCTTCGGTCAAAGGATTGGTTGCGGGCATGGTAAATCTTGGATTGGCCTTCGCCCTCGGCGCAACCTGGCCACCGCTGACTAACTTAGCCGGCGCATTGTTGGTCGGCTTTTTTGCCTATGGTGTAAGTTTGGCGCTGTTTGTTATTGGTTTACGCCATCTGGGCACTGCACGCACCGGAGCTTACTTCTCCATTGCGCCATTCTTAGGTGCCGCGCTGGCTGTGGTGATGGGGGATGCAATCACATTGCCGTTAATCATTGCGGGCGTGTTGATGACCATAGGGCTTTGGTTGCACCTGACTGAACAACATGAACATCAACACAGCCATGATAATTTAATACATGAGCACGAACATCGGCATGACGAACATCATCAGCATTCACATGAGTTCCCGGTCAATGAAAATGCGCCGCATAAGCACCCTCATCAGCATCAGCCAATGGATCACTCCCACCCCCATTTTCCTGACTCGCACCATCGCCACAAGCATTAG
- the msrB gene encoding peptide-methionine (R)-S-oxide reductase MsrB produces the protein MAKELNSTKNSEKLSDIQRHVTQQRGTEAPFSGKLLHNKREGVYQCLCCHQPLFISESKFDSGCGWPSFYQPLDTESIRYIDDYSHNMHRIEIRCGNCDAHLGHVFPDGPQPTGERYCVNSASLNFVDDQNGEQTAG, from the coding sequence ATGGCTAAAGAACTGAACTCTACAAAAAATAGTGAGAAACTGTCCGATATTCAACGGCATGTCACCCAACAACGGGGGACAGAAGCGCCTTTTAGTGGCAAATTGCTGCATAATAAGCGCGAAGGTGTTTACCAATGCTTGTGCTGTCATCAGCCGCTGTTTATCTCCGAATCAAAGTTTGATTCAGGTTGTGGTTGGCCGAGTTTCTACCAGCCGCTGGATACCGAATCTATCCGCTATATTGATGATTATTCTCATAATATGCATCGCATTGAGATCCGCTGTGGCAACTGTGATGCACATTTGGGGCATGTTTTTCCTGATGGCCCGCAGCCGACAGGGGAGCGCTATTGCGTGAACTCGGCATCACTGAATTTTGTTGATGACCAAAATGGTGAACAAACCGCGGGCTAA
- the yeaG gene encoding protein kinase YeaG: MNIFDHYRQRYEAAKDEEFTLQEFLTICQQDRSAYANAAERLLMAIGEPVMVDTALESRMSRLFSNRVIARYPAFEEFYGMEEAIEQIVSYLKHAAQGLEEKKQILYLLGPVGGGKSSLAERLKALMQRVPIYILSANGERSPVNDHPLCLFNPQEDAAILAKEYNVPSRYLGTIMSPWAAKRLHEFGGDITKFKVIKVWPSILEQVAIAKTEPGDENNQDISALVGKVDIRKLENHAQNDPDAYGYSGALCRANQGIMEFVEMFKAPIKVLHPLLTATQEGNYNGTEGISALPFSGIILAHSNESEWVTFRNNKNNEAFLDRVYIVKVPYCLRVSEEIKIYDKLLNHSELTHAPCAPGTLETLARFSILSRMKEPENSSIYSKMRVYDGESLKDTDPKAKSYQEYRDYAGVDEGMNGLSTRFAFKILSRVFNFDHAEVAANPVHLFYVLEQQIEREQFQQDVAEKYLEHLKGYLIPKYAEFIGKEIQTAYLESYSEYGQNIFDRYVIYADFWIQDQEYRDPDTGQLFDRESLNAELEKIEKPAGISNPKDFRNEIVNFVLRARANNNGRNPNWTSYEKLRTVIEKKMFSNTEELLPVISFNAKTSTDEQKKHDDFVDRMMEKGYTRKQVRLLCEWYLRVRKSS; encoded by the coding sequence ATGAACATATTTGATCACTATCGCCAGCGCTATGAGGCTGCCAAGGACGAAGAGTTCACACTGCAGGAGTTCCTCACTATCTGTCAGCAAGATCGCAGCGCGTATGCCAATGCGGCTGAACGTCTGTTGATGGCTATTGGTGAACCTGTCATGGTCGATACCGCGCTCGAATCCCGCATGTCTCGGTTGTTCTCAAACCGAGTTATCGCCCGTTACCCTGCCTTTGAAGAGTTCTATGGTATGGAAGAAGCCATAGAACAGATCGTTTCTTACCTTAAACACGCCGCCCAAGGGCTAGAAGAGAAGAAACAGATCCTGTATTTGCTCGGCCCAGTGGGTGGGGGGAAATCATCACTGGCTGAACGGTTGAAAGCACTGATGCAACGGGTGCCTATCTATATTTTAAGTGCTAATGGTGAGCGCAGCCCGGTCAATGACCACCCGTTGTGCTTATTCAACCCGCAGGAAGATGCGGCGATTTTAGCCAAAGAATACAATGTTCCTAGCCGTTATCTCGGCACTATCATGTCGCCGTGGGCGGCCAAACGCCTGCATGAATTTGGCGGTGACATCACCAAATTTAAAGTCATCAAAGTCTGGCCTTCTATTCTTGAGCAGGTCGCGATTGCGAAAACTGAACCCGGTGATGAAAACAATCAGGATATTTCTGCCCTGGTCGGTAAGGTTGATATCCGTAAACTGGAAAATCACGCCCAAAATGACCCCGATGCTTATGGCTATTCAGGGGCGTTATGCCGTGCGAACCAAGGGATTATGGAGTTCGTCGAGATGTTCAAAGCGCCTATTAAGGTGCTGCATCCCCTGCTGACCGCCACGCAGGAAGGGAACTATAACGGTACCGAGGGGATCTCCGCTCTGCCATTCAGCGGCATTATTCTCGCGCACTCTAACGAATCAGAATGGGTGACATTCCGTAATAACAAGAATAATGAAGCCTTCCTTGACCGTGTCTATATCGTCAAAGTGCCTTATTGCTTGCGGGTGTCAGAAGAGATCAAAATTTACGACAAGCTATTGAATCATAGTGAATTAACTCATGCGCCTTGCGCCCCGGGCACTCTGGAAACACTGGCACGGTTCTCTATTCTCTCAAGAATGAAAGAGCCGGAAAACTCCAGTATTTACTCCAAAATGCGGGTGTATGACGGCGAGAGCTTGAAAGATACTGATCCTAAAGCCAAGTCTTATCAAGAGTATCGGGACTATGCTGGGGTTGACGAAGGGATGAACGGCCTTTCGACCCGTTTTGCCTTTAAAATCCTGTCACGGGTGTTTAACTTTGACCATGCAGAAGTGGCAGCCAACCCAGTACACCTCTTTTATGTGCTGGAACAACAGATTGAACGCGAGCAATTCCAGCAAGATGTTGCAGAGAAATACCTCGAACACCTGAAAGGCTATTTGATCCCGAAATATGCCGAATTTATCGGCAAAGAGATCCAGACAGCTTATTTGGAATCCTACTCGGAATACGGTCAGAATATTTTCGACCGATATGTTATCTATGCCGATTTCTGGATTCAAGACCAAGAGTATCGTGATCCCGATACCGGCCAACTGTTTGACCGTGAATCATTGAATGCTGAACTGGAGAAAATTGAAAAACCGGCGGGTATCAGCAACCCGAAAGACTTCCGTAATGAAATCGTCAATTTTGTGTTGCGCGCCAGAGCTAATAACAATGGCCGTAATCCTAACTGGACCAGTTATGAGAAGTTGCGCACGGTTATTGAGAAGAAAATGTTCTCCAACACTGAAGAGTTATTGCCCGTTATCTCCTTTAACGCCAAGACCTCAACGGATGAGCAGAAGAAACATGATGACTTTGTCGATCGGATGATGGAGAAAGGTTATACCCGTAAACAGGTTCGTTTGCTGTGTGAATGGTATTTGCGGGTAAGAAAATCATCATAA
- a CDS encoding YeaH/YhbH family protein, translated as MGYFIDRRLNGKNKSMVNRQRFLRRYKSQIKQSISDAINKRSVTDIDSGESVSIPIDDINEPMFHQGRGGLRHRVHPGNDHFVTNDRVERPQGGGGGSGSGQGNAGQDGEGEDEFVFQISKDEYLDLLFEDLALPNLKKNQYKQLTEFKTHRAGYTSNGVPANISVVRSLQNSLARRTAMTASKRRELRELEETLKALENSEPAQLLEEERVRKAIAELKQKIARVPFIDTFDLRYKNYERRPEPSSQAVMFCLMDVSGSMDQATKDMAKRFYILLYLFLSRTYKNVDVVYIRHHTQAKEVDEQEFFYSQETGGTIVSSALKLMDEVVQERYDPAQWNIYAAQASDGDNWADDSPLCHELLAKKILPVVRYYSYIEITRRAHQTLWREYEDLQAKYENFAMQHIREPEDIYPVFRELFHKQTVDN; from the coding sequence ATGGGCTACTTTATTGACAGACGACTTAACGGCAAAAATAAAAGCATGGTCAATCGCCAGCGCTTTTTGCGCCGCTATAAGTCGCAAATTAAACAATCGATTTCCGATGCTATCAATAAAAGGTCAGTAACTGATATTGATAGTGGTGAATCAGTCTCGATACCTATTGACGATATAAATGAGCCGATGTTCCATCAGGGCCGGGGGGGATTGCGCCATCGGGTACACCCTGGTAATGACCATTTTGTCACCAATGACCGCGTCGAGCGCCCTCAAGGTGGCGGCGGCGGTAGCGGCAGTGGTCAGGGGAATGCCGGTCAAGACGGTGAAGGTGAGGATGAGTTTGTCTTTCAGATATCCAAAGACGAATACCTTGATTTGCTGTTTGAAGATCTCGCGCTGCCTAACCTGAAGAAAAATCAGTATAAACAACTGACTGAGTTTAAAACTCATCGTGCGGGTTATACCTCAAATGGGGTTCCGGCCAATATCAGTGTGGTTCGTTCGCTGCAAAATTCACTGGCTCGCCGCACTGCCATGACGGCCAGTAAACGGCGTGAACTGCGTGAACTGGAAGAAACACTTAAAGCTCTGGAAAACTCCGAACCGGCACAATTGCTGGAAGAGGAACGGGTACGTAAAGCTATTGCCGAATTAAAGCAAAAAATCGCCCGGGTACCTTTTATTGATACCTTCGATTTACGTTACAAAAATTATGAAAGGCGTCCGGAACCCTCAAGTCAGGCGGTCATGTTCTGCTTGATGGACGTTTCTGGTTCCATGGACCAGGCCACGAAAGACATGGCAAAACGGTTTTATATTCTGCTGTACTTGTTCCTGAGCCGTACTTATAAAAACGTTGATGTGGTTTATATCCGCCACCACACGCAAGCTAAAGAAGTGGATGAGCAGGAGTTTTTCTATTCGCAAGAAACCGGCGGGACAATTGTTTCCAGTGCGCTGAAACTGATGGACGAGGTAGTACAAGAACGTTATGACCCCGCACAATGGAATATCTACGCGGCTCAAGCCTCGGATGGTGATAACTGGGCTGATGATTCTCCGCTATGTCATGAATTACTGGCGAAGAAAATCCTACCTGTGGTGCGTTACTACAGCTACATCGAGATAACCCGCCGAGCCCATCAGACACTGTGGCGGGAATATGAAGACTTACAGGCTAAGTACGAAAACTTTGCCATGCAACATATTCGCGAGCCAGAAGATATCTATCCAGTCTTCCGTGAATTGTTCCATAAACAGACCGTTGATAATTAA
- a CDS encoding YeaC family protein: protein MELEDLISVMTPEIYQRLMQAVELGKWPDGVALTPEQKENSLQMVMLWQARHNEDAQHMSIGTDGQIVMKTKQELKQQFSQPTLVKLKPE from the coding sequence ATGGAGCTTGAAGATCTGATTTCAGTGATGACGCCCGAAATATACCAGCGTTTGATGCAAGCGGTGGAACTGGGTAAATGGCCAGATGGTGTGGCGCTGACACCGGAACAGAAAGAGAACAGCCTGCAAATGGTAATGTTGTGGCAGGCGCGTCATAACGAGGATGCTCAGCATATGAGTATTGGGACCGATGGTCAGATCGTGATGAAAACTAAGCAAGAACTGAAGCAACAATTCAGTCAGCCGACATTGGTCAAGTTGAAGCCGGAGTAA
- a CDS encoding D-hexose-6-phosphate mutarotase: MNEKVFTLPVVEQISPYISLRQLDELPVVVVSHPKVRAAVSLQGAHLLAYQPSGEQPVIWLSNNTPFKDGVAIRGGVPICWPWFGPSAQPSHGFARLLPWTLSAHDENENGVILTFTLEDSDASRQFWPHPFTLIARFKLGEECEMELESHGDYQAVAALHTYFQIGDINQVKISGLGEKYLDKVLKVADATQQGDLVFNGQTDRIYTQPEAYSLIKDAALKRTIEVHHHHQSDVVAWNPGAEVASGMVDMPNDGYKTMVCVETARVNKPLVATPDAPARLAMTIRSRKNSQ, from the coding sequence ATGAACGAGAAAGTATTCACCCTACCTGTTGTTGAACAAATTTCGCCTTACATCAGCTTACGCCAATTGGATGAACTGCCGGTTGTGGTCGTTTCCCACCCGAAAGTGCGTGCCGCAGTCAGCTTGCAAGGTGCTCATTTATTGGCGTATCAGCCTAGCGGTGAACAACCGGTTATTTGGTTGAGCAATAACACGCCATTTAAAGACGGCGTGGCTATTCGTGGTGGTGTGCCTATCTGTTGGCCTTGGTTTGGTCCATCAGCACAGCCTTCTCATGGTTTTGCTCGTTTGCTGCCATGGACTCTCAGCGCCCATGATGAGAATGAAAATGGGGTTATCCTAACTTTCACACTGGAAGATAGCGATGCCTCGCGCCAATTCTGGCCTCATCCATTCACTTTGATTGCCCGTTTCAAACTGGGCGAGGAATGTGAAATGGAATTAGAATCGCATGGTGATTACCAAGCGGTTGCGGCCTTGCATACCTATTTCCAGATTGGTGATATCAATCAAGTTAAAATCAGTGGATTAGGTGAGAAATACTTAGACAAAGTGCTGAAAGTTGCTGATGCGACTCAGCAAGGCGACTTGGTCTTTAACGGCCAAACTGACCGTATCTATACCCAACCAGAAGCCTATAGTCTGATAAAAGATGCTGCGCTGAAACGTACCATTGAAGTGCATCATCATCATCAAAGTGATGTGGTTGCATGGAATCCGGGTGCTGAAGTGGCGAGCGGCATGGTTGATATGCCCAATGATGGTTATAAAACAATGGTTTGTGTAGAAACTGCACGGGTGAATAAACCGCTGGTGGCGACACCTGATGCTCCTGCGCGCCTCGCCATGACCATTCGTAGCCGTAAAAATTCCCAATAA
- a CDS encoding MipA/OmpV family protein has product MKKHYIKTKQVKTLAALAVATAVCMPTAMAGTWSVGASALVSPDPYRGKNDRVYPVPIVSYESDNFYFRTLAAGYYLWKDDSNRLSIDAYYLPLHFTPGDSDDQQMKQLDKRRSTMMAGMSYSHIEDWGTIRAMFSGDVLDNSGGFIGDLAYLYRFNVDSWTLTPGAGVAWNSEDQNNYYYGVSSGESARSGLSQYSPNDSWSPYLELTANYNINPNWNAFFTGRYIHLANEVKNSPMVDASWTGVLWTGVTYTFR; this is encoded by the coding sequence GTGAAAAAACATTACATAAAAACGAAGCAAGTCAAAACACTGGCGGCATTGGCTGTTGCTACCGCAGTTTGTATGCCAACTGCGATGGCGGGAACATGGTCTGTCGGGGCATCCGCATTAGTGAGTCCTGACCCTTATCGTGGTAAGAATGACCGCGTTTACCCAGTGCCTATCGTTTCTTATGAAAGTGATAATTTCTATTTCCGTACATTGGCCGCGGGTTATTATCTCTGGAAGGATGACAGCAATCGTTTATCAATTGATGCTTATTATTTGCCACTGCACTTTACACCGGGTGACAGTGACGATCAGCAGATGAAGCAGTTGGATAAACGCCGCAGCACCATGATGGCGGGGATGTCTTATTCTCATATCGAGGATTGGGGGACTATCCGTGCAATGTTCTCCGGTGACGTACTCGATAACAGCGGTGGTTTTATCGGTGATCTGGCCTATCTTTACCGCTTTAATGTTGATAGCTGGACTCTGACGCCGGGCGCGGGTGTTGCTTGGAACAGTGAAGATCAGAATAATTATTACTATGGCGTGAGCAGCGGTGAGTCCGCGCGTAGTGGTTTGTCGCAGTACAGTCCAAATGATAGCTGGTCACCGTATCTGGAGTTGACCGCTAATTACAATATCAATCCAAACTGGAATGCTTTCTTTACTGGCCGTTATATCCATCTGGCAAATGAAGTGAAAAATAGCCCAATGGTAGATGCATCCTGGACTGGGGTGTTGTGGACTGGGGTAACTTATACTTTCCGCTAA
- a CDS encoding pirin family protein has translation MKKVQGIYRAPRQHWVGDGFPVRSLFSYQSHGKQLSPFLLLDYAGPMDFTPTTQRRGVGQHPHRGFETVTIVYQGEVEHRDSTGKGGVIGPGDVQWMTAGGGILHEEFHSDNFAQHGGAFEMVQLWVNLPAKDKMTAPGYQAIRSETIPQVTLPEDAGNLRIIAGEYAGKNGPANTFSPLNVWSIQLNQGKSTEFSLPDGWNTALIVLRGTVQVNGDAVARDAEMVLLDSAGSHVTIEANNDAVLLLLSGEPIDEPIMGYGPFVMNSQEQIAEAIADFNSGRFGSIDNHA, from the coding sequence ATGAAAAAAGTCCAAGGCATTTATCGTGCGCCGCGCCAGCATTGGGTGGGTGATGGTTTTCCTGTGCGCTCACTGTTCTCGTATCAGAGCCATGGTAAACAGCTAAGCCCATTCCTGCTGCTGGACTATGCCGGGCCGATGGATTTTACCCCGACCACACAACGTCGTGGTGTCGGACAGCATCCACATCGCGGATTTGAAACCGTCACTATTGTCTATCAAGGAGAAGTTGAGCATCGCGACTCTACCGGCAAAGGTGGCGTTATTGGCCCCGGTGATGTGCAATGGATGACGGCGGGTGGCGGTATTTTGCATGAAGAGTTTCATTCAGATAATTTCGCTCAGCATGGCGGTGCTTTTGAAATGGTCCAGTTGTGGGTCAATTTACCCGCCAAAGACAAAATGACGGCTCCGGGTTATCAGGCGATTCGCAGTGAAACTATTCCTCAAGTGACATTGCCTGAAGATGCTGGCAACCTGCGCATTATTGCGGGTGAGTATGCCGGGAAAAATGGCCCAGCCAATACTTTCTCGCCGTTGAACGTCTGGAGTATCCAGCTCAATCAGGGCAAAAGTACCGAATTCTCACTGCCTGATGGCTGGAATACAGCATTGATTGTGTTGCGCGGTACTGTGCAGGTAAATGGTGATGCCGTGGCCCGTGATGCAGAAATGGTGCTATTGGACTCTGCTGGCAGCCATGTCACTATCGAAGCTAATAATGATGCAGTGCTATTATTACTCAGCGGTGAGCCAATCGATGAACCTATTATGGGTTATGGGCCGTTTGTCATGAACTCACAAGAGCAAATAGCCGAGGCTATTGCTGATTTCAACAGTGGCCGCTTTGGTTCGATAGATAATCACGCCTAA